In a single window of the Rhodamnia argentea isolate NSW1041297 chromosome 2, ASM2092103v1, whole genome shotgun sequence genome:
- the LOC125313662 gene encoding MDIS1-interacting receptor like kinase 2-like, translated as MASSQKQLSMSFLAYVLLMLVHQMPCLASSRSSSLAAIVGASNQTVNEEVEALLTWKSNLDSQSRSTLSSWNGSNACSWRGIGCDPLGSITSLNLSDSAIRGTLYHLNFSQLPNLVTLKLANNSLFGNIPPGIGNLTKLTYLNMLQNNLSGNIPTQFWSLGSLQILDLSHNNLTGSIPNQISSLTNLSFLSLSDNKFSGFIPKEIGMLKSLNYLYLLNNRITGPIPSSIGNMSSLMQLWLVNNQLVGSIPKEIGMLGSLNELDLSVNDLNGSIPTTLGNLSSMAFLYFYTNQLSGSIPSEVGGMRSLINFQLLENDLTGPIPSSIGNLTNLNILHLYQNKLSGPIPKEIGMLGSLSGLVLMDNNFSGLIPSTIGNLSKLTNLQLASNNFVGHLPQDICTGRALQSFSGMDNHFTGPIPRGLRNCTSLIRVRLEDNQLKGNISEGLGTYPYLVYLGLSNNELYGELPPRLGEYSNLTSLNISNNRISGVIPFEVGNITRLHRLDLSSNSLVGEIPKDLGKLTSLLELSLYDNHLVGNIPQELGTLSDLSNINIAGNNLSGSIPRQLGECSNLQFLILSRNGLDRSIPIEISNLQSLQILDLSQNLLTGEIPGQLGLLHKLETLNLSRNQLSGSIASTFDDMASLTSIDISYNELEGALADLPAFRNATIEVVRGNKGLCGVIAGLNPCATTRSKGKNQQQKAAADIGSNFSLPTLFVSCCGRFEYRTPKSKENRG; from the exons ATGGCCTCGTCTCAGAAACAACTCTCCATGTCGTTCCTCGCTTACGTCCTCCTCATGCTCGTGCATCAAATGCCATGTCTTGCTTCATCTCGGAGCTCTTCTCTAGCGGCCATTGTTGGTGCTAGTAACCAAACGGTAAATGAGGAAGTGGAGGCACTCCTAACTTGGAAGTCTAACCTAGACAGCCAGAGTCGCTCTACTTTGTCTTCATGGAATGGAAGCAACGCTTGTTCATGGCGCGGGATCGGTTGCGATCCTCTCGGCAGCATCACGAGCTTGAACCTTTCAGATTCTGCCATTCGTGGTACGCTTTATCATCTCAATTTCTCTCAATTGCCCAACTTGGTCACTCTAAAGCTTGCCAATAACTCGCTCTTCGGAAACATCCCTCCGGGCATTGGCAATCTTACCAAGCTTACTTATCTGAACATGCTTCAAAACAACCTTTCGGGAAACATTCCAACTCAATTCTGGTCATTAGGATCTttgcaaattttggatttgaGTCATAATAATTTAACCGGCTCAATTCCCAATCAAATAAGTAGTTTGACCAACTTGTCCTTTCTATCCTTGTCAGATAATAAGTTTTCTGGTTTCATCCCTAAAGAAATAGGAATGCTTAAATCTCTCAATTATCTCTACCTACTAAACAACCGCATCACTGGTCCAATTCCTTCTTCCATTGGAAACATGAGCAGCTTGATGCAGTTATGGCTTGTCAATAATCAACTTGTTGGGTCCATTCCAAAGGAAATAGGAAT GTTGGGATCTCTCAATGAACTTGATTTATCAGTCAATGATCTCAATGGATCCATCCCCACCACTCTAGGAAATCTAAGTAGTATGGCATTTCTTTACTTCTATACCAATCAACTTTCTGGCTCCATACCCTCGGAAGTTGGAGGAATGAGATCCCTCATAAATTTCCAACTGCTAGAGAATGATTTAACAGGCCCTATCCCGTCGTCCATAGGGAATTTGACCAATCTGAATATCCTTCATCTTTACCAAAATAAGCTGTCCGGTCCTATTCCCAAAGAAATAGGAATGCTCGGGTCTCTCTCTGGTCTCGTGCTTATGGATAACAATTTCTCTGGCTTGATTCCATCCACAATAGGTAACTTAAGCAAGCTCACAAATCTGCAGCTAGCCAGCAACAATTTTGTCGGCCACTTGCCCCAAGATATTTGCACTGGTCGAGCTCTTCAAAGTTTTTCCGGGATGGATAATCACTTCACTGGTCCAATTCCGCGAGGCCTCAGAAACTGCACTAGTTTGATTAGAGTCAGGCTCGAGGACAATCAGCTCAAGGGAAATATATCGGAGGGTCTCGGCACATACCCTTACTTAGTTTATCTTGGGTTGAGCAACAATGAACTTTACGGTGAGCTACCCCCTAGACTGGGTGAGTATAGCAATTTGACAAGCCTGAACATCTCCAACAATCGAATCTCAGGTGTGATACCTTTTGAGGTTGGCAACATAACCCGATTACATAGACTTGACCTCTCTTCAAATAGCCTTGTTGGAGAAATTCCAAAAGACCTAGGAAAATTGACGTCTCTTCTAGAGCTTTCACTCTATGACAATCATCTTGTAGGCAACATCCCTCAAGAACTTGGAACATTGTCCGATCTGTCAAACATTAACATCGCCGGAAATAACCTGAGTGGCTCAATTCCCAGGCAACTTGGGGAGTGTTCGAATCTTCAGTTTTTGATTTTAAGTAGAAATGGTCTTGACAGAAGCATTCCCATCGAGATTAGCAATCTTCAATCTCTTCAAATTCTCGATCTGAGTCAAAATTTGCTTACGGGAGAAATACCTGGACAACTTGGGCTATTGCACAAATTGGAGACACTCAATCTCTCACGTAATCAGCTCTCAGGTTCCATTGCGTCGACCTTTGATGATATGGCAAGCTTGACGTCAATTGACATATCGTACAATGAGTTAGAGGGTGCCTTAGCAGACCTTCCAGCCTTTCGTAACGCTACAATTGAAGTTGTGAGAGGAAACAAAGGCTTATGTGGAGTTATTGCTGGTCTCAATCCATGTGCAACGACAAGGtccaaaggaaaaaaccaaCAACAAAAAGCTGCTGCTGATATTGGTTCCAACTTTAGCTTGCCTActctctttgtttcttgttGTGGGAGGTTTGAGTATCGTACGCCGAAGAGTAAGGAAAACAGAGGCTAG
- the LOC125313663 gene encoding wall-associated receptor kinase-like 14 has translation MWPMILKTALSTILLLASGVLPIITAAAHRAVHPPCSQACGTGMPANQNLMYPFGFSPGCPIQLNCTKDGDALVGDFLVQSASPDTVIITIEAKCDCLSGSIEQLYGSNYAPMGSNAILLNNCTKASPCDVATTQVIQAQFRSL, from the coding sequence ATGTGGCCGATGATCCTGAAGACCGCTCTGTCCACCATCCTCCTCTTGGCCAGCGGAGTCTTGCCTATTATCACGGCAGCAGCGCATAGAGCCGTCCACCCACCATGCAGCCAGGCCTGCGGCACTGGCATGCCCGCGAACCAGAACCTGATGTACCCATTCGGGTTCTCTCCAGGCTGCCCGATCCAGCTCAATTGCACCAAGGACGGGGACGCCCTTGTAGGGGATTTCCTGGTGCAGTCCGCGTCCCCGGACACCGTCATCATCACCATCGAGGCCAAGTGTGACTGCCTGTCCGGGTCCATCGAGCAGCTCTACGGCAGCAACTACGCCCCGATGGGGAGCAACGCCATCCTGCTCAACAATTGCACGAAGGCCTCCCCCTGCGATGTGGCCACTACGCAGGTCATCCAGGCCCAATTCCGGTCCCTCTGA
- the LOC125313929 gene encoding MDIS1-interacting receptor like kinase 2-like, with the protein MAYESIIEATEEFDPKYCIGVGGHGSVYKARLQTGETVAVKKLKEAVDVEIASRKAFEREIHALTETRHRNIVKLYGFCLSSRHSFLVYEFLECGSLKDVLNNEERITTFDWKKRLNVVKGVAYALCYMHHECSPPIIHRDVSSKNVLLDAEYEAHVSDFGTAKVLQSYSSNWTSFAGTFGYAAPELAYTMEVNHKCDVYSFGVVTLEIIVGRHPGDLISSLVSSSSSSLRHSTASWPLKEVLDQRIPFPEGGVLGEVAFVTKMAFSCSRSKPEHRPSMQQVSRAISAHNSIVLSASEDIKLEEVVDPTCFTY; encoded by the exons ATGGCCTACGAGAGCATTATTGAAGCTACGGAGGAGTTTGATCCCAAATATTGCATCGGTGTGGGAGGACATGGGAGTGTTTACAAGGCCCGGTTGCAAACAGGGGAGACTGTTGCTGTAAAGAAACTTAAGGAAGCAGTGGACGTCGAAATTGCTAGTCGAAAAGCATTTGAAAGGGAGATTCATGCATTGACCGAAACTCGGCACCGGAACATCGTCAAGCTCTATGGCTTTTGCTTGAGTTCTCGACATTCATTTTTGGTGTACGAGTTCTTGGAATGTGGCAGCTTGAAGGATGTATTGAACAATGAGGAGAGGATAACAACATTTGATTGGAAGAAGAGATTGAATGTCGTTAAAGGTGTGGCTTACGCTTTGTGCTACATGCACCATGAATGCTCTCCTCCTATAATTCATCGAGACGTATCGAGCAAGAACGTTTTACTGGATGCAGAATACGAAGCTCACGTCTCTGATTTTGGCACGGCTAAGGTTCTACAATCTTATTCATCCAATTGGACTTCCTTTGCAGGCACCTTTGGATATGCAGCTCCAG AACTCGCATACACAATGGAGGTGAACCACAAATGCGATGTTTATAGCTTCGGAGTGGTGACACTAGAAATAATCGTGGGAAGACATCCAGGCGATCTCATATCTTCTCTTGtgtcctcatcttcatcatccttgCGCCATTCAACAGCTTCTTGGCCACTGAAAGAAGTGTTAGATCAAAGAATTCCATTCCCGGAAGGTGGTGTGCTCGGGGAAGTGGCTTTCGTGACAAAGATGGCATTTTCGTGCTCAAGGTCCAAACCAGAGCATCGTCCAAGCATGCAACAAGTTTCTCGAGCGATATCGGCACATAACTCAATCGTGTTAAGCGCATCGGAGGACATCAAATTGGAAGAGGTAGTTGATCCTACATGCTTCACTTATTGA